One window from the genome of Musa acuminata AAA Group cultivar baxijiao chromosome BXJ1-4, Cavendish_Baxijiao_AAA, whole genome shotgun sequence encodes:
- the LOC103976030 gene encoding F-box protein PP2-A13, which yields MGAGASSITGPDGETGGHETGLGDLPESCVAAVLLHLDPPEICRAARLSRTFRGAASADFVWKAKLPENYVHLMELACGGKSPSSRKRRLFLKEIYARLCRPNPLDGGTMEFWLEKNRGGVCMSISSKALLITGIDDRRYWNYISTDESRFHTVAYLQQTWWFEVDGEIDFCFPAGAYSLFFRLHLGRISKRLGRRICSFEHVHGWDTKPVHFQLSTSEGQIATSHRYLDEPGRWILCHAGDFVVENSNVSTKLEFSMTQIDCTHTKGGICVDSVLIYPKGFMQEKIFTSSL from the exons ATGGGCGCCGGGGCGTCGAGCATCACGGGGCCGGATGGGGAGACGGGGGGCCACGAGACGGGGCTCGGGGACCTGCCGGAAAGCTGCGTCGCCGCTGTGCTGCTCCACCTCGACCCTCCGGAGATCTGCCGTGCGGCGCGGCTCAGCCGGACGTTCCGGGGCGCTGCCTCGGCGGACTTCGTCTGGAAGGCGAAGCTCCCGGAGAACTACGTGCATCTGATGGAATTGGCCTGCGGTGGGAAGAGCCCGAGTAGCAGAAAGCGGCGCCTTTTCTTGAAGGAGATTTATGCGCGGCTGTGCCGGCCGAATCCCCTCGATGGGGGCACCATg GAATTCTGGCTTGAAAAGAACCGGGGTGGCGTTTGCATGTCAATTTCCTCAAAGGCGTTGCTTATTACAGGGATTGATGACAGAAGATACTGGAATTACATCTCGACGGACGAATCCAG ATTCCATACAGTTGCTTATCTTCAGCAAACTTGGTGGTTCGAGGTGGATGGGGAAATAGATTTCTGCTTCCCTGCTGGTGCTTACAGCCTGTTCTTCCGGCTCCATCTGGGTCGAATCTCCAAGCGACTTGGCCGTCGGATCTGCAGCTTCGAACATGTCCATGGATGGGATACAAAACCAGTGCACTTTCAGCTGTCAACTTCAGAGGGTCAGATTGCTACATCTCATCGTTATTTAGATGAACCTGGGAGATGGATCCTCTGCCATGCTGGAGATTTTGTTGTGGAAAACTCGAATGTGTCAACCAAGCTCGAATTCTCAATGACGCAAATTGATTGTACACACACAAAGGGTGGCATCTGCGTTGACTCGGTGTTGATATATCCCAAAGGATTCATGCAGGAAAAAATCTTTACCTCCAGCTTATAA